The genomic DNA CACACTTATAAAAACTGTGTATATGAATGTGAGAGTAATGTTTATCGGGTGCATTTTGTGAAAGTTGTGAGGTAAAGTATGGTTTGTTAACTGAAATGATCGTGTATATATGTTTTGTTCCATTAGTAGACGAGCAGTATTTATGTTACAAACGAAAGCATATGGGGAggctgaaaagaaaatgttaagCGACCATGGTTAGAAAAAACATTGAACAACCACACAGGGGTTGTAACTATGGGGCAGGATGGGGCGCTTAAAACTCAACTCATGACATGGTGCAGGAAACAGAGAATTAATCAAATGGCGTTGGATGTTTGCGGCAGGTTAAGGTCATTTGACCTTAACCAAGAACCTGAGTGTGACCGAGACACATTCATTGAAGAAAGCGGTGGTTCAATAGGAGGACACGAAGATGAGGAGGCAGATGAATTGGTGGGCGCAATAGGCGTGGATGACGTAATGAAATTAACATTTGACACGGAAGAAGAAGCTGGGGAATTCTATAATTTGTATGCGAAACTAAGCGGATTTGGGATTCGTAAAAGTAATGCCAAACGAGATGCAGATGGCATTTCAAGATTTAGAAAATGGGTATGTTGCTGTGAAGGTTACAGGAATGAAAAGTGGTTTAATTATGAAGACCGGAAAAGAGAAGCAAAACCAATCACAAGAACCGGGTGTGGGGCTTGCTTTCGCGTGAAATATGACATAGAATCGGTAAAGTATGTGGTGACACGTTTCATTATGGAGCACAATCACCCGCTGGCATCAGAGGCAAGTGTGCAACACATTAGGTCGCATAGAAAAGTGAGCGATGCAGAATATGCGCAGGCAAAAAGTCTAAAGTTGGTTGGGGCCAGAATATGCCAGATAATGAAACATTTTGTTATCAAAGCCGGAGGGTATAGTAACGTGGGATTTTGCATTAAGGATTTGTATAACCGAATGGACGAGGAACGTAGAAAAGATATTTTTAATGGCGATGCAGAAGGGGCACTTGGGTTCTTGGCAGCGAAGAAGGATGCCGATGACATgtttttttataaatatcatGTAGATAACGAAGGAAGATTGGCATGGTTGTTTTGGGCAGATTCTAAATCTCGTGCGGACTTCAGTGTATTTGGAGATGTATTGGTGTTTGATACaacatacaaaacaaataaataccaCAAGCCACTAGTTGTACTTGCAGGGGTAAACAACCATTTGAACAGTACTATTTTTGGCTGTGCACTGCTATCAGATGAGAGGATTGAAACATATGAATGGGTGCTAAGTACATTTGTAGAGGCTATGAAAGGTAGAAAGCCAGTAGCAGTGATGACAGATGGGGACAGTGCAATACGAAGAGCCATAAAGAATCTTCTCCCGGATGCTTGTCACAGGCTATGTTCGTGGCACTTGCATAGAAATGCACGGAGTAATATTCGCTGCGAGGAGTTTAATAACAGGTTCTATAACCTGATGGCGAGAAAGTGTAGCACTCTTGAGTTTGAGGATCGGTGGGCTAGGTTGGTTAATGAATGTGGGGTGGTAGAGAATGAGTGGGTGAAGAAGTTGTACCGTAGGAGAAGGTTATGGGCAGAGGCCTATTTACGCGATCATTTTTTTGCAGGTATGAGAAGTACTCAAAGGTGTGAGAAAATGAATGCTTTTTTGAATGAGTACTTGAATGAAAAAATGCGACTATA from Coffea eugenioides isolate CCC68of unplaced genomic scaffold, Ceug_1.0 ScVebR1_1309;HRSCAF=2137, whole genome shotgun sequence includes the following:
- the LOC113755218 gene encoding protein FAR1-RELATED SEQUENCE 5-like; this encodes MGQDGALKTQLMTWCRKQRINQMALDVCGRLRSFDLNQEPECDRDTFIEESGGSIGGHEDEEADELVGAIGVDDVMKLTFDTEEEAGEFYNLYAKLSGFGIRKSNAKRDADGISRFRKWVCCCEGYRNEKWFNYEDRKREAKPITRTGCGACFRVKYDIESVKYVVTRFIMEHNHPLASEASVQHIRSHRKVSDAEYAQAKSLKLVGARICQIMKHFVIKAGGYSNVGFCIKDLYNRMDEERRKDIFNGDAEGALGFLAAKKDADDMFFYKYHVDNEGRLAWLFWADSKSRADFSVFGDVLVFDTTYKTNKYHKPLVVLAGVNNHLNSTIFGCALLSDERIETYEWVLSTFVEAMKGRKPVAVMTDGDSAIRRAIKNLLPDACHRLCSWHLHRNARSNIRCEEFNNRFYNLMARKCSTLEFEDRWARLVNECGVVENEWVKKLYRRRRLWAEAYLRDHFFAGMRSTQRCEKMNAFLNEYLNEKMRLYEFVRSFDLAIAWLRHTESKAVYTSENIKPVLTTILPELEGSAAEVFTRNVFFMVRKHLNRQELLISEGWSEDGGSRTYYYSKYGGHEISWRVDYDRSMEKLICSCMKFESKGIPCAHMFRVMVVEGMNRIPEACISKRWTKGVHCTNNGMKAFVADEQLTQMARYDTLKSSCNTMCYYASYMDDAFNDLQQMFDKHSVDLKEKWIDRGYGGDGFAMDSRVRNDRSRRTFGLLDPRVSRSKGDHKHAEAKKKRKCGHCRCEMQRLKEMVWLCMEVAAVTTDRLQSNTGLGIVFCYVSVG